The proteins below come from a single Prolixibacter sp. NT017 genomic window:
- a CDS encoding response regulator transcription factor — MKTQILLIGYHQRILADALSAVFNNIKDFALAGVVPISDELLDKIRVYEADILVLEFNSLSFLNLDYIKKIRLLNHNLKILILSDLVSRRLLEKWLPEIDGYMLKSCSAEEFIFAIRKVSASEKYLCSKVATSLFKQEQQSSDEIILTEREREILVLMLMMENNHQIAEKLNISESTVRTHRKNIRHKFGTSNQIQILTYACRERLLPDSKHPICTNCRIHCAPALA, encoded by the coding sequence ATGAAAACGCAGATTTTGCTCATAGGATATCATCAACGAATTCTAGCCGATGCCTTGAGCGCAGTATTTAATAATATTAAAGATTTTGCGCTCGCAGGTGTTGTTCCGATTAGTGATGAGCTATTGGATAAAATCAGAGTGTACGAAGCCGATATTCTCGTCCTTGAGTTTAACTCTCTGTCGTTTTTGAATTTGGATTACATCAAAAAGATACGCCTGTTAAACCACAACTTAAAAATCCTCATTTTATCAGACCTCGTTTCACGGCGTCTGTTGGAGAAGTGGCTTCCCGAGATTGATGGCTATATGTTGAAATCATGCTCTGCTGAAGAATTCATTTTCGCCATCCGTAAAGTTTCTGCATCAGAAAAATATCTTTGCTCGAAGGTGGCCACTTCTCTTTTTAAACAAGAACAACAATCCTCAGATGAAATCATACTCACCGAACGCGAGCGCGAAATTCTCGTATTAATGTTGATGATGGAGAACAACCATCAAATTGCGGAAAAGCTAAACATTAGTGAATCTACCGTAAGAACACATCGCAAAAATATTCGCCATAAGTTCGGGACATCCAATCAAATTCAAATTTTAACTTATGCTTGCCGGGAACGTTTGCTCCCCGATAGTAAACATCCAATTTGTACCAACTGTCGCATTCATTGTGCACCTGCACTTGCCTGA
- a CDS encoding DUF302 domain-containing protein, translated as MEFYLAKTLTDTSFENALDKVTSALKDQGFGVITEIDVKDTLKKKIDVDFRKYKILGACNPALAHQALESNDKIGIMLPCNVVVQETPEGKIEVSTVNPMEAMKPVATPELEKFADEVTQHLQSVLDVL; from the coding sequence ATGGAATTTTATCTGGCAAAAACATTAACTGATACCTCATTTGAAAATGCTTTAGACAAAGTCACATCGGCCTTGAAGGACCAGGGTTTTGGTGTTATTACCGAAATTGATGTGAAAGATACGCTGAAAAAGAAAATCGATGTGGACTTCAGAAAGTACAAAATTCTGGGGGCCTGCAACCCGGCTTTAGCGCATCAGGCACTCGAGAGTAACGACAAGATTGGAATTATGCTTCCCTGCAACGTCGTTGTGCAGGAAACTCCCGAAGGAAAAATCGAAGTCTCGACGGTAAATCCGATGGAAGCGATGAAACCTGTTGCAACACCGGAACTGGAGAAATTCGCCGATGAAGTGACACAACACCTTCAATCGGTATTGGACGTATTGTAA
- a CDS encoding ATP-grasp domain-containing protein, with protein sequence MPKKKITIAITGLNNTDNPGPGVPFIRAIRESDRFDATVIGLAYENLEPGIYMNGITDKTYLIPYPSSGSEQLLARIEQIHRKNPIDVLIPNFDAELFTFIKNESWLRERGIKTFLPGMESFMERSKDNLSSFGKRYDLKVPKSLPLTGGHQVDQLFEELDFPVFVKGKFYDAYKAWDKHEVNTLFHKISAKWGLPVMVQEFVEGTEVNVIALGDGKGDTIGAVPMRKTYITDKGKAWGGITIDDEKMLSLTYDIIRKTKWRGGMELEMIRTRDNEYYIIEINPRLPAWLYLAVAAGQNLPEVMVRLALDEKVEPFHTFKTGKMFIRYSYDLIGDISLFESITVKGEL encoded by the coding sequence ATGCCTAAGAAAAAAATAACAATCGCCATTACCGGATTGAACAATACCGATAATCCGGGACCTGGAGTGCCATTCATCCGCGCCATCCGAGAATCCGACCGGTTTGATGCGACAGTCATTGGACTGGCATACGAAAACCTGGAGCCGGGCATCTATATGAATGGTATTACCGACAAAACCTACCTGATCCCCTACCCATCATCCGGTTCGGAACAATTGCTGGCACGCATTGAACAGATACACCGGAAGAATCCTATTGATGTCCTGATTCCGAATTTCGATGCTGAACTATTCACTTTTATCAAGAATGAGAGTTGGCTGCGGGAAAGGGGAATCAAAACCTTCCTTCCAGGAATGGAGAGCTTCATGGAGCGCTCAAAAGACAACCTGAGCTCGTTTGGGAAAAGGTACGATTTAAAGGTACCGAAAAGCTTACCGTTAACCGGGGGTCACCAGGTTGACCAACTTTTCGAGGAACTGGATTTTCCGGTATTCGTGAAAGGAAAATTTTATGATGCTTACAAAGCCTGGGACAAACACGAAGTGAATACACTATTCCATAAAATAAGTGCCAAATGGGGGCTTCCGGTTATGGTGCAAGAATTCGTGGAAGGCACTGAGGTTAACGTAATTGCCCTGGGCGATGGCAAAGGAGACACGATTGGCGCTGTGCCCATGCGAAAGACCTACATCACCGACAAAGGAAAGGCGTGGGGGGGCATTACTATCGACGATGAGAAAATGCTTTCACTCACCTACGATATCATCAGGAAAACCAAATGGCGGGGTGGAATGGAGCTGGAGATGATCCGAACAAGAGACAACGAATACTACATCATCGAAATCAATCCGAGGCTTCCTGCCTGGCTCTATCTCGCGGTAGCTGCAGGGCAAAATCTTCCGGAAGTAATGGTTCGACTGGCATTAGATGAAAAAGTAGAACCGTTTCATACATTCAAAACCGGAAAAATGTTCATCCGCTACTCATACGATTTAATTGGAGACATCTCTCTCTTCGAAAGCATTACCGTAAAAGGCGAATTATAA
- a CDS encoding alanine racemase, which translates to MAKLAYERPIINRISAGIPDKFGMQSRIRPIPQIEGLSVEELMKKYGSPLFVLSEKTIRDTYRSALKAFETRYPSVQFAWSYKTNYLDSVCRIFHQEGSWAEVVSRFEYEKALANGVPGNQIIFNGPHKTRDDLEIAIENDSLIHIDHFDELYTLLEIAGKSATKPKVAIRVNMDTGIFPRWERFGFNYENGEAWDALNRIMLSGKLDLVGLHTHIGTYILAPSAYGMAANKLAQLAINLARKYNHHVHYIDMGGGFASKNTLKGAYLPGTDTCPTFDEYADAITSALINSEIEPDHMPTLFLETGRALIDDAGYLLGTVIANKRLPDGRRATVVDAGVNLLFTSFWYDHQVVPAVISSQHTENTTIYGPLCMNIDILRDAVMFPLLRPGERIVIPRVGAYNMTQWLQFITYRPNIVLIDTEQRVHVIREQENQNTFQTSERIPQYLK; encoded by the coding sequence ATGGCAAAGTTAGCCTACGAAAGACCCATCATCAACCGGATCAGTGCCGGTATCCCCGATAAATTTGGCATGCAAAGTCGCATTCGCCCCATCCCACAAATCGAAGGCTTGTCTGTCGAAGAATTAATGAAGAAATACGGCTCACCATTATTTGTACTTTCCGAAAAAACCATTCGGGACACATATCGTAGTGCACTGAAAGCGTTCGAGACGCGTTATCCGTCCGTACAATTTGCATGGTCGTATAAAACCAACTACCTCGACAGCGTATGTCGGATCTTTCACCAGGAGGGTTCATGGGCCGAAGTCGTTTCCCGTTTTGAGTACGAAAAAGCGCTGGCCAACGGTGTGCCGGGAAATCAAATCATCTTCAACGGACCGCACAAAACCCGGGACGATTTGGAGATTGCGATTGAAAATGACTCGCTGATTCACATCGACCACTTCGACGAACTGTACACCCTGCTGGAAATTGCCGGGAAATCGGCAACCAAACCCAAAGTGGCTATTCGGGTGAACATGGACACCGGAATTTTTCCCCGTTGGGAACGGTTTGGGTTTAACTACGAAAACGGCGAAGCATGGGACGCACTCAACCGAATCATGCTGAGTGGGAAACTCGACCTGGTTGGACTTCATACCCACATCGGAACATACATCCTGGCGCCTTCTGCCTATGGAATGGCAGCCAACAAACTCGCTCAACTGGCCATCAACCTGGCCCGAAAATACAACCACCACGTTCATTACATTGATATGGGAGGCGGATTTGCATCGAAGAACACCCTGAAAGGAGCGTATCTTCCGGGTACGGACACCTGCCCTACATTCGATGAATACGCCGATGCCATCACCAGTGCTCTGATCAATTCAGAAATTGAACCAGACCATATGCCAACCCTTTTCCTGGAAACAGGGAGAGCGTTAATTGATGACGCGGGATATCTGTTGGGAACAGTGATTGCCAACAAAAGACTTCCTGACGGGCGCAGAGCAACGGTAGTCGATGCCGGTGTTAATCTCCTGTTCACCTCCTTCTGGTACGATCACCAGGTTGTACCGGCGGTCATTTCGTCACAACACACCGAGAATACGACTATTTACGGACCTCTTTGCATGAATATCGACATACTGCGCGATGCCGTTATGTTTCCGCTGCTGAGACCCGGAGAACGAATTGTTATCCCACGTGTTGGTGCCTACAATATGACCCAGTGGCTGCAGTTCATCACTTATCGGCCCAATATCGTCCTGATTGACACGGAACAACGCGTACATGTCATTCGCGAACAGGAGAACCAAAACACATTCCAAACATCCGAACGTATTCCGCAATATCTAAAATAA
- a CDS encoding DUF2202 domain-containing protein, whose protein sequence is MKKYVLSFISYLLLLGLFIPSCTQDNSITDGPEKSKEGAMMTAQLNEDLEVWEVDLLTLAKTEKLAHDLYSELSALFPDNPVFEHTAASELVHWTRISDLIATYDNLDDPTRDGDGVAYGPGVFDDENDDFTTVYSSMLDFAGDDVTKAFKVGYLIECLEILNVSKATTSATDAAISEALAVYSCLETAEPHHLKAYNWNLLKVGVEYNWELIADDFGDFFSEEDLTILDPVVTDILEDQTAPGNGGGGTCPGCGLGPYTNDCPCGLGPCGTTDGTTTATLSEAELNDLIYLVKLEKMAYEVYTTLGQTYSTMPILGNISEAEYRHWKVLQNLFVKYSETDPTKDGEVDLGIGLYNDDDMSDAYDEAITYGGVSLLQAMETGAIIEQLELDSLNNALGRTVLPDLTTIYNNFINADGAHLTAFEKHTN, encoded by the coding sequence ATGAAAAAGTATGTATTGTCTTTCATCAGCTACCTGCTGTTGCTTGGCTTATTCATTCCTTCCTGTACACAGGACAACTCAATAACGGATGGCCCGGAGAAGTCAAAGGAAGGAGCGATGATGACCGCACAGTTGAACGAAGATCTGGAAGTTTGGGAGGTGGATCTGCTTACGTTGGCCAAAACGGAAAAGCTCGCTCACGATCTGTACAGCGAATTAAGCGCGTTGTTTCCCGACAATCCGGTTTTTGAACATACTGCAGCGAGCGAACTGGTACACTGGACACGTATCAGCGATCTGATTGCAACCTACGACAACCTCGATGACCCAACCCGCGATGGTGATGGCGTTGCCTATGGCCCCGGTGTCTTCGATGATGAAAATGATGACTTCACAACGGTTTATAGTAGTATGCTTGACTTTGCAGGCGACGATGTGACCAAGGCATTCAAGGTGGGGTATCTCATCGAGTGTCTCGAAATCCTGAATGTCTCCAAGGCCACAACTTCTGCTACTGACGCTGCTATTTCCGAGGCGTTGGCTGTTTACAGCTGTTTGGAGACTGCCGAGCCACATCACCTGAAAGCGTACAACTGGAACCTCCTGAAAGTAGGAGTCGAATATAATTGGGAGCTGATAGCTGACGATTTTGGAGACTTCTTTTCAGAAGAAGATTTAACAATTCTGGATCCCGTTGTAACGGATATCCTGGAAGATCAAACCGCTCCTGGAAATGGTGGAGGTGGAACCTGTCCGGGATGTGGCTTGGGACCTTATACCAACGATTGTCCATGCGGACTCGGTCCCTGCGGCACCACTGACGGAACAACCACAGCAACACTGTCTGAAGCCGAGTTGAATGATTTAATCTACCTGGTGAAATTGGAGAAAATGGCCTACGAAGTATACACTACTTTAGGCCAAACCTATTCGACGATGCCCATTCTGGGGAATATTTCCGAAGCTGAATATCGTCACTGGAAAGTTCTTCAGAACCTATTTGTCAAGTATAGTGAAACTGACCCGACAAAAGACGGAGAAGTTGATCTTGGTATCGGCTTATATAACGATGACGATATGTCTGACGCTTACGATGAAGCCATCACTTATGGTGGAGTTTCCCTACTTCAGGCAATGGAAACCGGAGCCATTATTGAGCAACTCGAACTTGATTCGCTCAATAATGCGCTAGGAAGAACGGTTCTTCCCGATTTAACAACCATCTACAATAATTTCATCAATGCTGATGGAGCTCATCTGACGGCGTTTGAAAAACACACAAACTAA
- a CDS encoding S8 family serine peptidase: MKMMKLIVSALLVLLWVSCEKNESSLSPEDNQTIQSGQVISGQYIVVLKSGVVNLKTVSLTYEGRQAAVKETAKAFLPERDLNQRPFLQVYGTAVKGFAADLSNSELNQLRNNANVDRIFPDRMFILRGKPPVVDPTPPAQTVPYGIARVGTGDGTGKTAWVIDTGIDYDHPDLLVDVSRAQTFVTRTTTADDDNGHGSHCAGIIAALNNDIGVVGVAAGATVVPVKVLDRRGSGAYSQIIAGIDYVTSNASPGDAANLSLGGSIYEPIDLAVEALGASGVYVALAAGNESDDAENHSPARAEGVNLFTISACDDQDAWAYFSNYGTHVDYCEPGVNVFSTYKGGGYTTMSGTSMAAPHMAGILLMTGGKPVADGVVSGDPDGNPDPIGIQ; encoded by the coding sequence ATGAAAATGATGAAATTAATCGTATCAGCGTTGCTGGTATTGCTTTGGGTTAGTTGTGAGAAAAATGAGAGCTCACTATCTCCAGAAGACAATCAAACAATTCAAAGCGGACAAGTAATTTCGGGACAATATATTGTTGTCCTTAAGTCCGGAGTTGTTAACTTAAAAACCGTCTCTTTAACGTACGAAGGTCGCCAGGCTGCCGTTAAAGAAACGGCCAAAGCCTTTCTTCCGGAAAGAGATTTAAATCAAAGACCTTTTTTGCAGGTTTATGGAACAGCGGTCAAGGGATTTGCAGCCGATTTAAGTAACAGTGAGTTAAACCAATTGCGGAATAACGCCAATGTAGATCGAATTTTCCCTGATCGAATGTTTATTTTACGTGGCAAACCACCGGTTGTCGATCCCACTCCTCCTGCTCAAACGGTACCTTATGGGATTGCGAGAGTTGGGACTGGTGACGGTACCGGGAAAACAGCCTGGGTAATCGATACGGGAATCGATTATGACCATCCGGACTTGTTGGTTGACGTAAGTAGAGCCCAGACTTTTGTTACTCGTACAACTACCGCTGATGATGACAACGGGCACGGAAGTCACTGTGCGGGAATTATTGCTGCGTTGAACAACGATATTGGTGTTGTTGGTGTAGCAGCCGGTGCGACAGTTGTTCCCGTTAAAGTGCTTGACAGGAGAGGCTCGGGAGCTTATTCCCAGATTATTGCCGGAATCGATTATGTTACCAGCAATGCTTCACCCGGTGACGCAGCTAATTTGAGCCTGGGAGGTTCCATCTACGAACCGATTGATTTGGCTGTTGAGGCATTGGGCGCCAGTGGAGTCTATGTTGCATTGGCAGCTGGAAACGAATCTGATGATGCAGAAAATCATTCACCAGCACGTGCGGAGGGGGTCAACCTGTTTACAATTTCAGCATGCGATGACCAGGATGCTTGGGCTTATTTCTCCAACTATGGTACGCACGTGGATTATTGCGAGCCAGGTGTTAATGTATTTTCAACATACAAAGGCGGAGGTTACACGACAATGAGCGGAACCTCAATGGCGGCGCCGCACATGGCCGGGATTCTGCTAATGACGGGGGGAAAGCCAGTTGCAGATGGAGTTGTTTCTGGTGACCCGGATGGAAATCCAGATCCGATAGGAATTCAGTAA
- the scpA gene encoding methylmalonyl-CoA mutase, which translates to MKPNFKDINIKGSKATCTDSEKEWTEKNHISKDWVTPEQIPVKPVYTKADLEGMEHLNYAAGLPPFLRGPYSAMYAMRPWTIRQYAGFSTAEESNAFYRRNLAAGQKGLSVAFDLATHRGYDSDHPRVVGDVGKAGVAIDSILDMKILFDEIPLDKMSVSMTMNGAVLPIMAFYIVTGLEQGATLEQLSGTIQNDILKEFMVRNTYIYPPEFSMKIIADIFEFTSKNMPKFNSISISGYHMQEAGATADIEMAYTLADGLDYIRTGIKAGLDVDAFAPRLSFFWAIGMNHFMEIAKMRAARMLWAKIVKKFGPKNPKSMALRTHSQTSGWSLTEQDPFNNVGRTAIEAMAAALGHTQSLHTNALDEAIALPTDFSARIARNTQLYIQQETEICRSLDPWAGSYYVESLTKELADKAWKLIEEVEELGGMAKAIETGVPKMRIEEAAARAQGRIDSGSQTIVGVNRYKLDKQDPIDILEIDNTAVRKSQLARLEKLRAERNEAEVKASLEAITRCAETGKGNLLELAIDAAKKRATLGEISYACEKVVGRYKAVIRTISGVYSSEAKNDKEFGEARSLVEKFAEKEGRQPRIMIAKMGQDGHDRGAKVVATGYADLGFDVDMGPLFQTPEEAAKQAVENDVHVLGVSSLAAGHKTLVPAVIEELKKLGREDIMVIAGGVIPSQDYQYLYDAGVVAIFGPGTSVTTAGKKIMEILLAAQE; encoded by the coding sequence ATGAAACCGAATTTTAAAGACATCAATATAAAAGGTTCTAAAGCCACCTGCACAGACAGTGAGAAAGAGTGGACCGAAAAGAACCACATCTCAAAAGATTGGGTAACACCGGAGCAAATTCCGGTGAAACCGGTGTACACCAAGGCCGATTTGGAAGGCATGGAACACCTGAATTACGCCGCTGGTCTGCCGCCATTTTTGCGGGGTCCCTACTCAGCCATGTACGCCATGCGCCCCTGGACCATTCGCCAGTACGCCGGATTCTCGACTGCAGAGGAATCGAATGCGTTCTATCGCCGCAACCTGGCTGCCGGACAAAAAGGTTTGTCGGTAGCATTCGATCTGGCAACGCACCGTGGCTATGACTCCGACCATCCTCGCGTAGTAGGTGACGTTGGTAAAGCCGGTGTAGCCATCGACTCGATTCTGGATATGAAAATCCTGTTCGACGAAATTCCGCTCGACAAAATGTCTGTTTCGATGACCATGAACGGAGCCGTTCTCCCGATTATGGCCTTCTACATTGTGACTGGGCTGGAACAGGGTGCTACACTGGAGCAACTTTCCGGAACCATCCAAAACGATATTCTGAAGGAGTTCATGGTGCGGAATACTTACATCTATCCGCCGGAATTCTCGATGAAAATCATCGCCGACATTTTCGAGTTTACCTCGAAGAATATGCCGAAATTCAACTCTATCTCCATTTCGGGATACCATATGCAGGAAGCCGGTGCTACAGCCGACATCGAAATGGCATACACTTTGGCCGACGGACTGGATTATATCCGAACCGGAATAAAAGCGGGTCTGGATGTGGATGCATTTGCGCCTCGCCTTTCATTCTTCTGGGCAATCGGAATGAACCACTTCATGGAAATTGCCAAGATGCGTGCAGCCCGTATGCTCTGGGCCAAAATCGTGAAGAAATTCGGTCCGAAGAACCCGAAATCGATGGCACTGCGTACCCACTCACAAACTTCCGGCTGGTCGTTGACCGAGCAGGATCCGTTTAACAACGTTGGACGTACAGCAATCGAAGCCATGGCTGCCGCACTGGGACACACCCAGTCGCTGCACACCAACGCACTCGATGAAGCAATCGCGCTGCCAACCGATTTTTCTGCACGTATTGCTCGTAACACGCAGCTTTATATTCAGCAGGAAACCGAAATTTGTCGTTCACTCGATCCTTGGGCAGGTTCTTACTACGTGGAATCGTTGACCAAAGAATTGGCCGACAAAGCGTGGAAGCTGATTGAAGAGGTAGAAGAGCTTGGCGGTATGGCGAAAGCCATCGAAACCGGCGTTCCGAAAATGCGTATAGAAGAGGCTGCTGCCCGTGCACAGGGACGCATTGACTCGGGAAGTCAGACCATTGTTGGTGTGAACCGTTACAAACTCGACAAGCAGGATCCGATTGACATTCTGGAAATTGACAATACCGCTGTGCGGAAATCGCAACTTGCCCGTTTGGAAAAACTGCGTGCCGAACGAAACGAAGCTGAGGTGAAAGCTTCGCTGGAAGCCATTACCCGTTGCGCGGAAACCGGAAAAGGGAACTTGCTGGAACTCGCCATCGATGCAGCGAAAAAGCGTGCAACTTTGGGAGAAATTTCCTATGCTTGTGAAAAAGTTGTCGGACGTTACAAAGCAGTAATCAGAACCATTTCAGGAGTGTATTCATCAGAAGCGAAAAACGATAAAGAGTTCGGTGAGGCTCGCAGTCTCGTCGAAAAATTTGCAGAGAAAGAAGGACGTCAGCCGCGTATCATGATTGCTAAAATGGGACAGGACGGACACGACCGCGGTGCCAAAGTGGTAGCGACCGGTTATGCCGACCTCGGTTTTGACGTGGATATGGGACCGCTGTTCCAGACTCCGGAAGAAGCTGCCAAGCAAGCCGTCGAAAACGACGTGCATGTGCTGGGAGTATCTTCATTGGCTGCCGGGCATAAAACACTGGTGCCTGCCGTCATCGAGGAACTGAAGAAACTGGGTCGCGAGGACATCATGGTGATTGCCGGTGGAGTAATTCCTTCACAGGACTACCAGTACCTTTACGATGCTGGTGTCGTGGCCATCTTTGGCCCCGGAACTTCTGTTACCACAGCTGGTAAGAAAATCATGGAAATCCTGCTGGCTGCACAGGAATAG
- a CDS encoding PqqD family protein: protein MRIKRSVAVSENGFVFDSSTGDSFNLNGIGREIVEMMKNGLEQSDITKKIIERYEVEPVIFEQNLMDFQSMLRQFNLLEE from the coding sequence ATGCGAATAAAAAGAAGTGTCGCTGTTAGTGAAAACGGATTTGTTTTCGACAGCTCAACCGGTGATTCTTTCAACCTAAATGGCATAGGACGGGAAATTGTGGAGATGATGAAAAATGGTTTAGAGCAATCGGATATTACCAAAAAAATTATTGAGCGTTACGAAGTTGAACCAGTCATTTTTGAACAAAACCTGATGGATTTTCAATCCATGCTCAGACAATTCAATCTGCTGGAAGAATAA
- a CDS encoding methylmalonyl-CoA mutase family protein, producing the protein MAEKDINLFKDFPPVSTKEWVEKINTDLKGKDYERALVWRTNEGFNVQPFYRQENLEDKGYLNALPGSYPYVRGNRKQNNDWFIRQDIQVTDLAAANAKALTILNKGVNSLGFVIADGKVISDSDLDVLLKDICLEAAEINFVVSGHVPQLAEAFIAHTKKRGYDPKTVNASINYDALSELVLKGKMPASDTDTFTTVKKAVDAAAEMPNLQVIAIDGKNFNNAGSSCVQELAFSLAMGAEYLSQLTELGMNAGVAAPKIRFNLGIGGNYFMELAKLRAGRLLWAQIVSAYKPECQCDETCDCEGECKDGICRCAGKMKVHSETSVWNKTVYDAYVNMLRTQTEAMSAALGGTDSMTVLPFNSFFEETSEFSERIARNQQILLKEESHLDKIVDPGAGSYYIESLTDSIAEEAWKLFLEVQEKGGFLAAFRAGFVQERVNEMADKRRKAVAIRKESLLGVNQFPNFSEQAKIEFNAHFFEPVCQKIDGAEAEPICLFRGADEFEKLRYATDVFAKAKKRPKAFMLTIGNLAMRKARAQFSSNFFAIAGYEVVDNNGFASVEAGVNAAKEANADIIVLCSSDDEYIEFGPQAFELIKDDAIFVIAGAPACADDLKAKGIENFVHVKTNLLEALKDYNKKLGIN; encoded by the coding sequence ATGGCAGAGAAAGATATAAACCTGTTTAAAGATTTTCCACCTGTATCAACCAAAGAATGGGTTGAGAAAATCAATACCGACCTGAAGGGGAAGGATTATGAGAGAGCCCTTGTTTGGCGCACCAACGAAGGGTTTAACGTTCAACCGTTCTACCGCCAGGAAAACCTGGAGGACAAAGGATATCTCAACGCGCTTCCCGGCAGTTATCCTTACGTGCGTGGAAACAGAAAGCAAAATAACGACTGGTTCATTCGACAGGATATTCAGGTAACCGACCTGGCTGCAGCCAACGCTAAAGCATTGACGATTCTGAATAAGGGAGTGAATTCGCTCGGATTCGTTATTGCTGATGGCAAGGTCATCTCTGATTCCGATCTGGATGTTTTACTGAAAGATATTTGTCTCGAAGCAGCTGAAATCAACTTTGTTGTTTCGGGCCATGTGCCACAGTTAGCTGAAGCTTTTATCGCTCATACGAAAAAAAGAGGTTATGACCCGAAGACGGTCAATGCTTCTATCAACTATGATGCGCTAAGCGAACTGGTGCTGAAAGGCAAAATGCCGGCATCGGACACTGATACTTTCACTACCGTGAAGAAAGCGGTGGACGCGGCGGCTGAAATGCCCAATCTGCAAGTCATTGCAATCGACGGAAAGAACTTCAACAACGCAGGTTCTTCCTGCGTTCAGGAACTGGCTTTCTCACTGGCTATGGGTGCTGAATACCTGAGCCAGCTGACTGAGTTGGGAATGAACGCAGGAGTGGCAGCACCGAAAATTCGTTTCAATCTCGGTATTGGCGGAAACTATTTCATGGAGCTGGCCAAACTGCGTGCCGGTCGCCTGCTTTGGGCTCAGATTGTTTCGGCTTACAAACCCGAATGCCAATGTGACGAAACCTGTGATTGCGAAGGAGAATGCAAAGATGGTATTTGCCGTTGTGCCGGTAAGATGAAGGTTCACTCCGAAACTTCTGTCTGGAACAAAACCGTTTATGACGCCTACGTCAATATGTTGCGGACACAGACTGAAGCCATGTCGGCTGCACTGGGCGGAACCGATTCAATGACTGTTCTTCCGTTCAATTCGTTTTTCGAAGAAACCAGCGAGTTTTCTGAACGAATTGCCCGCAACCAACAGATTCTGTTAAAAGAAGAATCACACCTCGATAAGATTGTTGACCCGGGTGCTGGTTCTTATTATATTGAGTCACTCACCGATTCCATTGCTGAAGAGGCCTGGAAACTCTTCCTGGAAGTTCAGGAAAAAGGTGGCTTCCTCGCTGCTTTCCGTGCCGGCTTCGTACAGGAACGTGTCAACGAGATGGCAGACAAACGCCGCAAAGCAGTTGCTATTCGGAAAGAAAGCCTGTTGGGTGTTAACCAATTCCCGAACTTCAGCGAGCAAGCGAAGATTGAATTCAACGCTCACTTTTTCGAGCCTGTTTGCCAAAAGATTGACGGCGCAGAAGCAGAGCCTATTTGCCTGTTCCGTGGTGCCGACGAGTTTGAAAAACTGCGTTACGCAACTGATGTTTTCGCCAAAGCGAAAAAACGTCCAAAAGCATTTATGCTCACCATCGGTAACCTGGCGATGCGCAAGGCCCGCGCGCAGTTCTCGTCCAATTTCTTCGCCATTGCCGGTTACGAAGTTGTCGACAACAACGGCTTTGCCAGTGTTGAAGCTGGTGTGAACGCCGCTAAAGAAGCCAACGCCGATATTATCGTGCTTTGCTCATCGGATGATGAATACATCGAATTCGGACCTCAGGCTTTCGAGTTGATTAAAGATGATGCGATTTTCGTAATTGCCGGAGCACCGGCTTGCGCCGACGACCTCAAGGCCAAAGGCATCGAAAATTTCGTTCATGTGAAAACCAACTTACTGGAAGCACTGAAGGATTACAATAAAAAACTGGGAATTAATTAA